The genomic stretch CAGCATCCAATTGTCTCGCAATGCTCTTTAAAATTCCCAGCTCGCGTTGATGGGCCGTCCAGTACAAGTCTATTAACTCATCAGTAACAAGAATCTTTCTGCCGTTTTTACGCCGTTCTTTCAATGCGTTAATAAAACGAAACAGTAATTGTGTTTTCCCCATGCCTCCAGGGCCATAAACATTTAGAATCCACTTGGATTTTTCTTTTTCGTCAAGCAGTTGCTCAAACGAATTGATTTCTTTTTCTCGCTCAATGAAATTTTTTAAGGTGTAGGTGCTATGTTCTGGCATACTATTCCTCACGCTCAGAAGAAATTAGATTAAATTACTTCTTGTAATGGTTAATAAATCGTCCAAGCAATACATCGTCTACATAACGTCCAGCAACATTAATTTGTTGAACAAGTCGCCCTTCCTGAATAAATCCTAAGTTAGAAAACAACGTTAACGCCCGGTGGTTTGTACTGATTACAGAGGCAATTACTTTTTGAAATTGAGCAAGGGATGCCCAACTAAGTGCGTAGTCCATCATAGCTATGCCTATTCCACGTTCTCGCCACGGCTTTACAATGGCCATCCCTACCTCGCCTACATGTCGTCCTTTAGGGCCATACCATGGAGGAAACAATCGCAAGTGACCGACAATTCGCTTTTCTACCTGAGCTACAATTAATAATTGACCTTTATTTTCATTCACAGAATTGAGCAACATTTGCCGCCATTTTTCAGTCACAACAAATGTATCCGTATGTAAATATATTTGTTCGGCACATACCTCGCGAATATTTAAGGCAATGATGTCAGCATCGGACACACAGGCTGGTCTCAGTTGAAAAGCTATTCCATCTTTGGTAACT from Candidatus Electrothrix communis encodes the following:
- a CDS encoding GNAT family protein, with amino-acid sequence MTNDFAYTQNRVTKDGIAFQLRPACVSDADIIALNIREVCAEQIYLHTDTFVVTEKWRQMLLNSVNENKGQLLIVAQVEKRIVGHLRLFPPWYGPKGRHVGEVGMAIVKPWRERGIGIAMMDYALSWASLAQFQKVIASVISTNHRALTLFSNLGFIQEGRLVQQINVAGRYVDDVLLGRFINHYKK